A window from Drosophila yakuba strain Tai18E2 chromosome 3L, Prin_Dyak_Tai18E2_2.1, whole genome shotgun sequence encodes these proteins:
- the LOC6532486 gene encoding uncharacterized protein LOC6532486 — translation MGATKVKPFSEVECKAMKRFIKSYKKYHADLDEDEVKRSGENAWGKLMPHQKKYFELKPREIPAKKILPAARKKTNNKQKKAVSGWRYHARKRAMSKAKPNLSNHVMSAAFIGFLREYHRRNANLDVKKRLQRAARMWSKLSKTQKNMFRKVGARRKRK, via the exons ATGGGAGCAACGAAAGTTAAGCCCTTTTCTGAAGTGGAGTGCAAGGCCATGAAGAGGTTCATAAAGAGTTACAAGAAGTACCATGCCGATCTAGACGAAGACGAGGTGAAAAGGTCAGGAGAAAATGCCTGGGGAAAGCTTATGCCCCATCAAAAGAAGTATTTTGAA TTAAAGCCTAGAGAAATCCccgcaaaaaaaatattgcctGCCGCcagaaaaaaaactaataacaAGCAGAAGAAAGCAGTGTCCGGTTGGCGTTACCATGCCAGGAAAAGAGCCATGTCCAAGGCCAAGCCAAATCTTTCGAATCATGTCATGAGTGCCGCCTTCATAGGATTTTTGCGTGAGTACCATAGAAGAAACGCCAACCTAGACGTTAAGAAAAGGCTGCAAAGAGCAGCCAGAATGTGGTCAAAACTCTCGAAAACTcagaaaaatatgtttcgGAAGGTG GGAGCGAGGAGAAAAAGGAAGTAG
- the LOC26536251 gene encoding uncharacterized protein LOC26536251, which produces MARLRFIFIIAKVLRFPLHFFGLLQLRFSKPQQVYQHRPNFCRFLPAVLITLILLLHKLLSYEMEKENKLVNLLQIEKRPLRSKLELWSENLTSIYIFLTLVCSLVNKHELWKLINEAQLTYKQLKSHLGKHLVLKCSWVVLIHGILLLLLLAAIVVDIVFLNWPKTSGEPNTVTFTELYQLFDYIMGIPRLLFVLIMALRILYHLINAGWLQSIRMLRLQRSLKLYQFQLRNIYSNQRGANILAGHYFKMSYMCFLCMMAFRIAEFLQFLNFDSNELVQKQKSQEDLEDEAFWEGQENSGQTNLKEPLMKPMLILSWHFALWMLLLAAANTQQKEYSNLMEKSWNFKSDEHGCEMKEFLNANCWTGHAFKQLDILDLLFLSGISICDRQPVSICFISNKLQNSNSAYLGLNTIVRHFKLLLNLVVTAGIVYVVQQVELRHLQQYLEQV; this is translated from the exons ATGGCTCGACTTCGCTTCATCTTTATCATCGCCAAAGTTCTGCGGTTCCCTTTGCATTTTTTTGGTCTTCTACAGCTGAGGTTTAGTAAACCTCAACAAGTATATCAACACAGGCCAAACTTTTGCAGATTTTTACCTGCCGTTCTTATAACTCTGATATTGCTTTTGCATAAGCTATTAAGCTATGAAATGGAAAAAGAGAACAAGCTGGTAAACTTACTACAAATTGAAAAGAGACCTCTGAGAAGCAAACTAGAATTATGGAGCGAAAACTTAACCAGCATTTATATCTTCCTGACTTTAGTCTGTTCTTTGGTCAACAAGCATGAGCTATGGAAGTTGATAAATGAGGCGCAGTTGACCTATAAACAGTTAAAATCTCATCTGGGAAAGCATTTAGTTCTGAAATGTTCCTGGGTCGTTCTCATACATGGCATACTTTTGCTACTTTTACTAGCTGCTATAGTAGTTGACATTGTATTTCTTAACTGGCCAAAAACGTCTGGAGAACCCAATACCGTCACGTTTACCGAACTGTATCAGCTTTTCGATTACATAATGGGTATACCCAGATTATTGTTTGTACTTATTATGGCGCTGCGTATTCTCTATCATCTGATTAACGCTGGGTGGCTTCAAAGCATAAGAATGCTACGATTGCAAAGAAGTCTTAAGTTGTATCAGTTTCAGCTTCGCAATATCTACTCAAATCAAAGAGGCGCCAATATCTTGGCTGGTCACTATTTTAAAATGTCCTACATGTGCTTCCTTTGTATGATGGCCTTCCGAATAGCTGAATTTCTGCAGTTCCTTAACTTTGATTCCAATGAGCTGGTGCAGAAACAgaagagccaggaagatcTGGAAGATGAAGCCTTTTGGGAGGGACAGGAAAACTCAGGGCAGACAAATCTCAAGGAGCCGCTGATGAAACCTATGCTGATATTATCATGGCATTTTGCATTGTGGATGTTGCTACTTGCTGCAGCTAACACTCAGCAAAAGGAATATTCCAACTTAATGGAAAAAAGCTGGAATTTCAAATCGGATGAACACGGTTGCGAAATGAAAGAATTTCTGAACGCAAACTGCTGGACGGGGCATGCATTTAAGCAATTGGATATTCTCGATTTACTG TTTCTATCAGGAATCTCTATATGTGACCGTCAACCCGTTTCCATTTGTTTTATATCGAACAAGTTACAAAATAGTAACTCCGCGTATCTTGGTTTGAACACTATAGTCAGACACTTTAAGCTACTTTTAAATCTTGTAGTTACGGCAGGCATCGTCTACGTTGTGCAGCAAGTGGAACTCAGACATCTACAGCAATACCTCGAACAGGTGTAA
- the LOC26535778 gene encoding uncharacterized protein LOC26535778, producing MPLSAPLHKLLCVCHIVSYFDYQKKVCQLLCLYNLRYNEDTQKFGFGHQLFIYFVCFWSLLCLPCYLMFLDGYVIDRGSLYIYLLPCLYYKYLESSMLETLNEMAKVHRKLHTILGTIFCVSVKRAYCCSWLISIELVFVIYWQIESLKNDVQRLFVFSCLFGWHLQLLLLVNSYIWLQFIYVVMNQIFTPNQLTNEEQWKRFRNVMKLHGTVQQIQRNISHYFSVYICSVVVLLTSVFYRAVSEAGFDWDQSRLVLFKLHFWHIRYFGNLILLIGTLLMVLCDYKSERNKFLKATWNTQPLLQKSWSSISTNRCKQIPDLLDLMILTGNTYRDMKCTTVTLWEMRINQDTVLTLETACFMNYFFLLMLTVCIVPIIAIANGFRIDLEHKLLNFTFYEVYSNNSDPLSLTIDNLTMYSYVLSHSLE from the exons ATGCCGCTGTCAGCGCCGCTGCACAAACTGCTCTGCGTGTGCCACATTGTCAGCTACTTCGATTACCAAAAGAAAGTGTGCCAATTGCTGTGCTTGTACAACCTGCGATACAATGAGGACACCCAGAAGTTCGGCTTTGGGCATCAGCTGTTCATATACTTCGTCTGTTTCTGGAGCCTCCTGTGTCTTCCGTGTTACCTAATGTTTCTCGATGGGTATGTTATCGATCGAGGTAGCCTCTATATCTACCTGCTGCCCTGCCTCTATTACAAATATCTGGAGAGCTCTATGCTCGAAACCTTGAATGAGATGGCAAAAGTGCACAGGAAACTGCACACCATATTGGGAACTATATTTTGTGTGTCCGTCAAACGGGCATATTGCTGCTCCTGGCTGATATCCATTGAACTGGTCTTCGTTATCTACTGGCAAATTGAGTCCTTAAAGAATGACGTCCAGcgtttgtttgtgttttcatGCCTATTTGGCTGGCATCTGCAGCTTCTCCTCCTCGTTAACAGCTACATTTGGCTACAATTCATCTACGTAGTTATGAATCAGATATTCACTCCAAATCAGCTTACGAATGAAGAGCAGTGGAAAAGGTTTAGGAACGTAATGAAACTACACGGTACCGTACAGCAAATCCAACGAAATATATCCCATTACTTCAGTGTGTACATATGTTCCGTAGTCGTACTTTTAACAAGCGTGTTCTACCGAGCTGTTTCTGAAGCTGGTTTCGATTGGGATCAGAGCCGATTGGTATtgtttaaattgcatttttggcATATAAGATACTTTGGAAATCTAATTCTCCTCATTGGCACTCTACTTATGGTTCTTTGCGACTATAAATCGGAAAGAAACAAGTTCTTAAAAGCTACGTGGAACACCCAACCCCTGCTCCAAAAATCGTGGAGTAGCATTAGTACAAATCGCTGTAAGCAAATCCCAGATCTTCTTGATTTAATG ATCCTGACTGGAAATACATATCGTGATATGAAATGCACGACCGTGACTCTGTGGGAAATGCGGATAAATCAGGACACTGTGCTCACACTTGAGACAGCTTGCTTCATGAACTACTTCTTCCTGCTGATGCTCACCGTTTGCATAGTGCCTATTATAGCTATCGCAAACGGATTCAGGATAGACTTGGAGCATAAGTTGTTAAATTTCACATTCTATGAAGTATATTCAAATAACTCGGATCCTTTAAGTCTAACTATTGACAATTTAACGATGTATTCGTATGTCCTGAGCCATTCGCTGGAATAA
- the LOC26534495 gene encoding uncharacterized protein LOC26534495: MEKHATARGFCLCHLMCVWYQTGRIGLYLGFYNVGYSEQLKKFACDEQLYVQIMAFVNLLASWLYLCCSHRWIYDQFVILLYVPLYIYFLILRRHLAKLLNECAGLHKSMQMIMGERLCAKIPRECFYTLLLIIMSILRLLWPIRIYSVYQSAFIFGVAFIYHFELLFFGNYLIWLSCIFRSLNAFLMQDMRSDRLHMLKGALRQQTKIWRVHRTVSRYFALHIMSFMIQPGIKICIILQSSDQQMNAQMISLMLHLLLLALFFIIASNLQKQHRKFQQSYLVLKDDPNYFVLKSWRLLHHRTLPKAFGVTFLRKREKVQYKLDVVTMMFSNNYPVVQLTKQPLCLTFVGFKAIRFGISLSMLRSCLKTHIRELLLMLVIRPLFNKNVTWQDYESDDDLNGNVTQTISQVYRFYFYDEFE; the protein is encoded by the exons ATGGAGAAACACGCAACTGCCAGGGGATTTTGTCTGTGCCACttgatgtgtgtgtggtatCAGACTGGAAGGATCGGACTATATTTAGGTTTCTATAACGTGGGTTACTCGGAGCAACTGAAGAAATTTGCATGCGACGAGCAACTATACGTGCAAATAATGGCTTTTGTTAATTTGCTGGCCAGTTGGCTTTATCTCTGCTGCAGTCATCGTTGGATCTACGACCAGTTTGTAATCCTACTATATGTTCCGctatatatttactttctaATACTGAGAAGACACCTCGCGAAGCTGTTGAATGAATGTGCTGGTCTACATAAGTCGATGCAAATGATAATGGGAGAGCGATTGTGTGCAAAGATTCCTCGAGAATGTTTCTATACCCTACTGCTTATCATAATGAGTATTCTGCGACTTCTATGGCCGATAAGAATATATTCGGTTTATCAGAGTGCTTTTATATTCGGAGTCGCATTTATTTATCACTTCGAGCTGCTGTTCTTTGGAAACTATTTGATCTGGCTCAGCTGTATCTTCAGATCGCTTAATGCGTTCCTCATGCAAGACATGAGAAGTGATAGATTGCATATGTTGAAGGGAGCGCTGAGACAGCAAACCAAAATTTGGCGCGTTCATCGAACTGTGTCACGATACTTTGCCCTGCATATCATGAGCTTTATGATTCAGCCGGGcataaaaatttgcataatattaCAGAGTTCAGATCAACAGATGAATGCTCAAATGATTTCCCTTATGTTGCATTTACTTCTATTGGCCTTATTCTTCATAATTGCTTCAAACCTACAAAAGCAGCATCGCAAATTTCAGCAAAGTTATCTTGTCCTTAAAGATGATCCCAACTATTTTGTATTGAAGTCCTGGCGCCTGTTGCATCATAGAACTTTGCCAAAGGCATTTGGAGTGACATTTTTGCGAAAGCGGGAAAAAGTTCAGTACAAACTGGATGTGGTAACTATGATG TTCTCGAACAACTACCCCGTTGTGCAATTGACCAAACAACCACTCTGTTTAACATTTGTTGGCTTTAAAGCTATCAGGTTTGGCATTTCTCTTTCTATGCTGAGGAGTTGCTTGAAAACCCACATCCGTGAACTTTTGTTAATGCTTGTAATTCGTCCACTGTTCAACAAAAACGTAACTTGGCAGGACTATGAGTCCGATGACGATTTGAATGGAAATGTTACTCAAACAATTAGTCAAGTCTATCGCTTTTATTTCTATGATGAGTTCGAGTGA